The segment CAGTGCTTTAGCCGGTAGTGGAGGTGATACAGCTTAAATGCTCGAAGAGTCTATAATAGTTGGCCTATTTTGGTTTAATAGTTTGCAAatcacaaaaaaagaaaatatataaaattgtcaTTTATTTTTTCACATTCTTTTCCCTTTTAATATTTCGGTTTTAAACTGGTCTGTTTCAGTTTcagtttgaccaaaaaaaaaactggtctGTTTCAGTTTAACTGGTTTAAATGCATTAAGaagagttgacaaaaaaatgcaTTAAGAAGATCTATTGGATTAATAATCTAagataattttaactaaaactatAAAGAATTGAACTTTGAATAGACTTTGTAAGGTTATTGTTCCAAACTTTAAGGTGACTTGAATAAATTTCAGgatatttaatgtattttatttaaaatgataaattttattcttgAATACTTTTTTATGAtcattgatattttataaacatacagaaaatatatacaaaaaaatattatttcctagattattttgaagaaaaactGAGTTGAAATAGTTTATTGAAAACTATAGCAGTATTATGCTCCTagattttcaaataaattaaattttgatctGTATTTTTAGAAGGCAGCATTATTTTggaataacaaaaaattattaaatttttttattcgatacgttttgtttgtttatgagTTTTGTACAAatttatgtttacatttttgtgcattatttgttttcttagtgatatttttttagttttgagaAGAATTTAGATCtgctaatataatatatatatacatttatatatataNNNNNNNNNNNNNNNNNNNNNNNNNNNNNNNNNNNNNNNNNNNNNNNNNNNNNNNNNNNNNNNNNNNNNNNNNNNNNNNNNNNNNNNNNNNNNNNNNNNNTATAATCGCAACATCGATATCAACACTCAACGACATTAATACGGGCTTGCTTGTTTTGAAGATCATCCTCGTCAGTTCATGTTCAACCCAACCTAGACCAAATTTGATTTCAGACGGCAAACATGGTTTGAATTCGAAAGTTTTTACTAAAGAATGTCTCAAAAGTTCTTTGTTTTATCATATCAACCAAACTGTCACATAGCATTAATCAAGTACTATTGTAAAGCCATCACGTATCTGCTTCCCATTCTTCACCGcgtatagaaaaaaaaacaaccctTGACAAAGCCTATGAAACACGATCTCCGGTGAAAGATATCCATCAACTCAGCCACAAGCTTCttatcatcaccatcatcatgcTTCATCACATACCTTTTCAAAAACGCACGGTCCGTACACACCAAAACAGAGCCAAGCGAAGGGAGTTCACCTTCACCTCCGAGCAAACCTCTTGACATGAGAGCTTTGATCACGTTACACCTCGGGATAGTCCTCTTCTCCAAGTTGTATCCAAGCACCGTAGGATTCGAAACCAAAGCCTTCACAGGCCAGTTCATACCCTTCACCAGAAACTCAGCCTTCTTCTTCACCAGCTCAGCGGAATAGTTAAGACACTGAGGATGGCACTTGACCAGCGTCGCAAACTCATCTCTGGTGAACCCTAACCCTAGATACGCTTCGATGGAGTTCAACACGTTCTTCTCCGAGAGAGGAAGAAAGCTCGGATTCTTCTTGAACATCTCCCACACCTCCCCCACGGAAAAGCCTAGCTTTTCGTAGAAACAGAGTTTCTCTTGTATCGTCTTGTCGCTCAGCTGGTAAAGCATGCGCAGAGCTTCGACGAACCTAAATGTCGCGGGTTCGAACCCCATCTCGACGACTTTCTTGAGAGTTTCTTCGAACTTTTCTTTCCCGCAGCAGACGTGGTGATTAGAGATAAGCAAAGGGAGAAGCAACCTCTGAGGGACACCCATATCTCTCAAAACCAACACGTTCCTCAGTTTGTTCTCCTGCGCACTGCCCTCCGATAACTTCCCGAACTCGGAGCTCTCGCTGTCGGCTGATATGATCTCTCTGACGAAATCGTAGTACCTGCTGAAAGCTTTGTCCTTTTTGATCCCCAGGATCTTGGGGGCTTTGGAGAGAATCTCGGTGAGCTCGGAGGTCGAAGCTCCTCGAGAAGTTAGAAACCGAAGCTTGGGAGCGAGTGATGACTCGGCATCTTGTAAGAGGAGTCTTGGATATGTCCTGATGATGGTGGAGATGTGAGAATCTGTAAAACCGTGACTCCTGAGAAGACTAAGAACGGAGTCTGGATTGTTACCCTTGTTGGCCTCCTCTGTGGTGGTGACTCTCCTGAAGATTGATTCGGCGAGTTTGGTGGTGAAGCCCAGAGATTCGACGAGGTAAGAGACGGTAAAGCTGTTACCTTTTCGACGGCTCACATCAGCAACACTAGCGGATGAGAAGGAACTGAGAAAAGCTTTCAGTGAAGCTCTCAGGTTATGCCATTTGTGCAGCTCCGGTGAGTTTCTTCTTCCGCGGATTATCAGAGAAAACATGAGAATGAAATGCGAGGAGCAGAAGAGAAGGAATCGGACCAATAAATCTCAAAAACTTCTGTTCAAATTCACTCTTTCGATAAGTGACCCTAATTTTGTTTATGGTTCTGACGTTGCCCGAATTAGTGTGTTGGGCCTTAATTGGGCCTTGGTATTGCTAGGAACTAGTTTGGTGAATTTGGATTGCTAAAATTAGCAGGCATGTTCAATCGAATTTTGGTTTGAATTCGGTTCAGTTTTCTCGAGTTCATTGTAACACATTGCAAACCCAGCTGATGGCttcttaaattttggattttggacACTCTAAGAATAAAGACGTTAAACCCAAGAAACAGAACTGTGAAGGGAGTATTTGTTGGGATTGTaaaagcccatgtccaactctatattgaccattagtacgatattgtccactttagGCCTTAATGATAAACTcgcataaatttatttttttgtttccatcccaaaagacctcgtactaattagaatTGAACTTTTCTTTATACATTAGACTTTTCTTTGTCTAATATCTAAAGTGGGACTTAGATTGCATCTCACAGTATTTGCATAGACAGCAAGCTTGCTGTTTTTATCATACATGGGACAGGAGACAGGAGACGAGAGGACTTAAGTGAAACAGAAACACTTGTGGAAAAGAGTTGTGAAGAGAGAGGTGGAGGCTTGGTCACACTTTCGGTTGAGGAGGTCGGCGTGGTCAATGCTGCAGTAAAGATGGCTTTCCTTACCAGCTGAATTCTTAGTCAGGACAGTGGAGAAACCTGCGtacttctccttctccttcgaCCTCTTTAGGCAGATGTTAGCCATGAATCTGAACATCTCGTTCTTCTGGTTAAAAGGTTGGTTGACATATTCCTCTATTGGCATCCACTGAGAAACACAAAAACAAGAGAAATCTAGCTGATACAATTTCTGCAGATTCAGGTTTATCACGTCATGTAAGAGAATCACTACCTTTGCATCCAATATCTCAGAGTCTTGTTTCTTGATTTCAAAATTGCTTGCCTCCAACTCACAGAGGGAAAATATACTTGATTTTCTTTCAAAGAATGATTGGTGTCTTTCCCTAGCGTGATACCAACAAAAAGATGATAATAAGATTAAACAGGTCCTAGAGGTACCTAATAAAGAAGGGTTGAATAGATCTTTCTGTTTTACCTGAAAGCCAAGACTTCCACAAATTTTGTCTTAATCTGAAGAAAAAGAGCAGAACAAAACATGGATACTAGATTGCAATATCAATATGAAAATCCAAAACTCTAAAGCTAGGTACATACACCAGTTTCTTCTTCCACTTCCCTAACTGCTCCTGTCCAAATATCCTCACCCTGTGGGATTTAGATATTTCAGTTAGCTTAGGTCTCATAATAGAGGGAGATGCATAAGCATAAATATATCAAGGGCTTTGTGGACTATATCTCTATACAAAGTTGAAGAAATAGGAGTGTATGGAAACATGCAAAGTTATCTTGGAGTTGGAAGAGTTTGTAATTAACACactggttctttttttttttttgaaacaacaCATTGGTTctatatacaaaatttagttcATTGAGATTCTTACAAAGATAACattacacacacaaaaaaaactgaGCCAAGATCCCATAAACTCACCTCTTGAATAAGACCGGTAGGAAGCTTCCACACTCCTGTCCCTTTGAAAGGACCACCAATCTCCTGAACCACAAGGACCTGCAAATGGAAAATTGTTGATCCAGGTTCAGTCAAATGTAAGTTTCAGCTCTTGTTGTACACCAAAGAAAGAATCGGcaataattaaaagaaacatgATACAGCAAACCTAATATTATTCCAATGCTCCTGTCATCCATCCAACTGTATCCTATATTCTTATATGATCTAACACCAAAAATTCTAAGCAATTCGGCCCTTTTCAATACGTTAAGATTTAAACGTGATGGACAGGAGacatataaaaccaaataatatTAGTTACCTCTCTGCTCTTGTTTAGCACAAAAGCACCGATCCCAATACGATGAGAAGCATTGGCAGGAATAGTGCTAGGTGACTCTGAGATCCAAGATGTAAGAACCACGTACTCATTCTCCGCATGGTGGTATGTAAACCCTCTCTAACAAATCACCAAAGCAGAACAAGAATCAATCCAAAAACAGAATTCACATTCACGAAACATAACATAAAGTCTTCTTACCTTTATTGCACTGTCAACAAGACTAGAAAGCTGACTAGATAGCTTTATCCAAATTCCTCTCTTCCCCTGCAAATCCATGTCCCAAAGTCAACAAGACTAAAAAAAAAGCTCACGAGGCAGCTTTTGAGATTCACTGGTGGACTACACTAAAAGAAATATTGGAAGGCTTTAGAGTCTTTAAGTGTCTTATAATACCTGAACCTTCCACGACTTAAGTGAAACATCGAGCTTTGCCTCAAAATCCTGAGCAGTCATGGGTTCCATTTCCATCAAGTTCACCACTATACCTCCGTAGTTGTCTTCTTTTCCATTAAAGATCTGATGAGCTCCACTGTCCATTACTGCAGTATCCAAGTAAAAGGCTCTCCCTGGGACATTTCGACCAAGAAAGTCAACGATCGAGAACGACTTGAGATTCCAAATTCACATGATGCGAGTAAGAAGAGATGTGTAAGCAAGACATATACCTTCAGTTATCTGTGGGAACGGATGGAGGCAGCCAGAGTCAGAGGACGACTCAAAGAGTGACTTTGAAGAGTTTCCAAGTAAATGATAAAATCAGAGTTGCAAAAGTCTAAAGTTATCAAgcccttttttcaaaaaaaagaaaaaaaactttaaagttTCAGAGTTATTTAATTATAGATGGTAGTCAGTGCTTATTCTTGTTGCAACTGTGAAAATGATTTCATAAGTGAAAATAagaacacaatccaaatcaaTGTTAGCTTCCTCAGCATCAACAACCAAACAAGAACGGACTATCGTATttattatgtaattatatttagataaattttaatattattataaaaatactaaaacacacaaaatattatatattaacatgtaatttcagaaaatataaatcattttaaattaatgcAATACAGAATAATTTACAATGATATATAATAGAACTATAGATAAAATCTTGGTAGTTTGTATCAGAATGTACTTCACAACCTCACTCACTGAACATATTTAACGTTTTAAAAGTTCAATTTTTATCCACAAAATTAagataaacatttaaatattttaatataataaaattaaaaaaaattgacacatttaataatttatttctcatctaaatttt is part of the Raphanus sativus cultivar WK10039 chromosome 5, ASM80110v3, whole genome shotgun sequence genome and harbors:
- the LOC108859695 gene encoding nudix hydrolase 6-like: MDSGAHQIFNGKEDNYGGIVVNLMEMEPMTAQDFEAKLDVSLKSWKVQGKRGIWIKLSSQLSSLVDSAIKRGFTYHHAENEYVVLTSWISESPSTIPANASHRIGIGAFVLNKSREVLVVQEIGGPFKGTGVWKLPTGLIQEGEDIWTGAVREVEEETGIKTKFVEVLAFRERHQSFFERKSSIFSLCELEASNFEIKKQDSEILDAKWMPIEEYVNQPFNQKNEMFRFMANICLKRSKEKEKYAGFSTVLTKNSAGKESHLYCSIDHADLLNRKCDQASTSLFTTLFHKCFCFT